The Megalobrama amblycephala isolate DHTTF-2021 linkage group LG1, ASM1881202v1, whole genome shotgun sequence genome segment GAGGAACACAAATTCACTCATCTGAATGTAGTAAATAAACAGCAATTGAAATACATGTAACAACTGTGGTAATTACATGTATACCCCCTTTAGAGTTAGTGCTCTCATAAATGCATGTAGAATATTAAACctacatttaaaatatgcattttacctaaatatatattttagtcagaattactGTGCTCCTTTTCTCTTCATTTATTTCCAACATTTGATAAGGACACAACCAACAAATCATACACTGGAGAAACATCTCAAGTCCACACACATCTGCCGAAGCATCTGGCAGGGCAAACCACGATCAGCTATATGCTTGGTTATTTGAAGCCCTTTCTCTGTTCCTGTCTGTTTTGTGGTCTGTATGCGAGTCAAATCTACTCCACTTATAAAAGCTGCTGCTAGTTCAGACTTGACAGATGAAGTCACTCCTTGATTGGACTCTTGTCATTTGTGataagatttttgtttgtatggaTGTTGCcatctttgatattactttACTCACCATCACTATAATTACAGTTAATAGTCACAAATTGAACACAGGTTTGACTTTGGTTACATCATACAGCATTCAAAACACTACTGTAATTTCCTGTGTGCAGGACACTGAGACTCACATCTAAGTAAATGCTGTTGTTaaaaagggtcatgaaaccccaaaacactttttttgagatgtaaacatatgtataggctgcacatcattgaaaaagctaaaggtactcaatgttattcataagtgaaaaatagttatttttgcatttttcagagcgatttctgtcttcctgtcgaagcaacgtcacaaaatctgatgaCATTGTGTACTTTCagcccaagtatgggcatggaCGAACATGCTGATGTAGACTGTTTCGAGCGATTCTcgacatatattcatgacataaagcttatttaatccaatcactgcgctgtagtatgcttaagattataattgcggtattatgcatgaggaagtgtcacttctctcgcctctgtctcttgtcattcagagacatatcgtttgttcgtttcctcagtgctacaaccaGAGCTTGACATTAATACcagccaaatgcgggtagatttcagctgtggtgGGTAAGatagccactcccactagccactttggcgggttgaatataatttcagcctacagccaaatAAAAGATAGCCAAGCTCGTtgtatcacaaaattacaattcagtcacagttctttatcgattaacttgtggttagtgaaggcgggataggcaGAATCGTGCTGAATGATACAGAACAGAAgcactgttaaataaaaatgttaaataaatttatacatgctaaataaacatctgaaaaaaggtttttttttttttaaattactatttgtaattttgctgctttgttctttttatatagcctaacaaaaataactacattCCAGCTGATATATACGATGTATAGTCTtcatttgggtggtcaatctacATTTGTAAGtatgaaagggttttaaatcttgtaaatcaagtaaaatgactcaaaatcaagtaatttaagcatgccagaggcaactttaatcatataaaatgtaatttcccaacagcaaaattgtggtcagtgaaaatgctgagtggctagtaactttggaaaaccactagccacagtggctggtgagcaaaaaaagttaatgtcaagccctgtgtTACAACACGTTTTCCTGCGACgtgaccagagcagaggtttgtgtgcatgtggattgttttgctgtgatctaccagcacaaatggaaaatatgttcgcgtgagatcacattacagcggagaattcaaatgtcccaaaagtgcggctcattctcctctgcctgctctagctgcgttcaaacacgcgagccgtaggctgtttccctcagcacagcagcacgagttgtttgtattttgctcgcgatgcggtcagaactggagtttgaatacgaacacatgaaaaatacgattgttatGATATAGACGTGGAGCGCtcatatgatcggtttcagaGCGGAGCTTCGCGTTgtgtttaataacactagccacgtgaatcctagctcatacagaataaagtatacgtgtttaaagtttttatttcacacattctcctgcactaaacattaaacagcacggtgtagttatgcacacatatttcatcaagtcttcttcaaattaattatatgtgcaaactggacactgatacagtggtgtagcctatctgaacgcgacgacacgattattctaatagacaaaagactgattttgagactgcagtgctcgtaaatgtaatcaaagtggcctattattagccctattaaatattctttcaaatttctcccttgtgcttgggagtttgtcgtcattttctccatgctcatatattaatattcattattctgtataatgagtgtgttctatgtctgtgcttcattggttgttctcttcCCTCTTCCCTCCCTCTACACTCCGACTTATCCAGAGCTTTACATGCCCATTTTTACAGAGTTTTTTGAGCTTTGAGGTGTGAATGACCAGGCTAAAACAGgaggtttcatgaccctttaatccCAAATAGTGCCAGTGTGAACACAGACTACCTATGAGTCATAACAGTTTgttcttttgattttctttactttttttataataaattgggtTAAACTGGCTTCTGCTTTAcaacttacaaaaaaacaaaaacaaacaaaaacttaatactgtcatttgcatttatatcacAATCACAATTGTGTGCAATCCAAGTAAAGGGAAAACAGTAAAGACTGCAGGAGTCTTTAGGTGtgtatatgttttaaaggttcacagtataacagtttttaatttctaaactaTTTAACAACAGGAAGTCAGTCTATTTGAtgagttattttatatatatatatatatatatatatatatatatatatatatatatatatatatatatatatatatatatatatatatatatatatatatatatatatatatatatatatatatatatatatatatatatatatatatatatatatatatatagtgagcTCTCAGATTCAATGCGTTTCGAGTATTTGGATTTTAACATGGCCTATTTTGCAAACAACATGACTCTTGTCGATCTCCTTAGTGGTTTCTTTATAGTTGAAGCCAAAACTTCAGTTCTACACACCGCGGCGGGAGTGGAATAATTCTATCGTCTTGTGAGCTGGGTTTGTTAATGCTAACTCTAGAGATGTATGCACTTTGACGCACCTCGCACTTCTCCGGTTCCACGTCAGTTTACGTTCTAAGATAACACTGACATCTAGCGGTTGGGTTTTATACAGTCTGTGGTTTTTGATCGCCTAGAATTTTaatagatggacagacaaaaaataaataaataaatcaaaatctaTAACAGTGTATACATTTCCCCCCGTGGAATCAAAAATGGTATCGAATATCGGTACTTTTCAAGGTATCGTATTGAAGTTAGAAATTCCAGTATTGTAACAACACTacagcctatatatttactccacgaactaactctacaaacatggaaaagagtgatagatggacctctcaaccttacaatgaggagaaaatccagtGCGACTTTGAGCAGATCTGTGGATAAAACACACAACGCTGTTTcagcaaaacaataaaaattacctGAGAGTGGAGTTTGTGGGAGAAAATGGTGGCCTCCATACACAGCCCAGTTGCCAGAGTGTCTGGATGATGGAAACCAAACAGGACAGAATTCTGCGCGAGTCAGGTAAGCAGAATAAAATGCactgtaaataaacattaataaaacaaatgaatataATTACAGCATGATTACTTTTTGTTATGAAGCTATGGCAGtttgttttccatttatatttatattaaatatgtttttaggcTACCATCTTTCATAATTTCCATAGGTTTGTCCAACTTTTTCCTACACCTCACAGCGCTTTGCACAAACTATGGGTGTAACTTCCATTaaactgtaaacatttttttaaacattcatcatCATAAGCAAAAGAAAGGGCTATCAAGACCAAACTCAACTGCATTGTGTTCCACTTAAATTGTGTGGCATTTAAATCGGGGgaagtgatttaaaaaaaaaaaaaaaaaaaaaaaaattataaaaatgtacattttaaaatatattttcatattttcttttttaggaTTAAtctacactaccagtcaaaagtttggaaacattatttttaatgttttcaagtctcttatgctcattaaggctgcatttatttcataataaatacaggaaaaacaataatattgtgaaatattactaaaaattaaaattacggttttcaattttaatatacttaatataatttattcctgtgatcaaagccgaattttcagcatcattactacagtcttcagtgtcacatgatccttcagaaatcattctaatatgctgatttatcatcaatgttggaaacagttgtgctgcttaatattattttataacctgtgatactttttcaggattctttgattaaaaagttaaaaaatatcagcatttatttaaaaaaagaaatcttttgtaacaatatacactaccgttcaaaagtttggggtcagtaattttgttttgttttttaaagaaatgtattcttttattcagcacgtatgtgttaaattgataaaaagtgatagtaaagatttatattgttagaaaagatttatattttgaataaatgctgtttttaaccttttattcatcaatgaatcctgaaaaaagtatcacaggttccaaaaaaatattaaagcaacACAAccgtttccaacattgataataactgagtatcaaatcagcatattagaatgatttctgaaggatcatgtgacactgaagactggagtaatgatgctgaaaattcagctttaccatcacaggaataaattagattttaaagtatattaaaatagaaaaccataattttaagttgtattaatatttcacaatatttttgttttttctgtatttattatgaaataaatgcagccttaatgagcataagagacttcgttcaaaaacataaaaaaaaaaagaagtaatgtttccaaacttttgacccgTAGGGTATAAAAattttttggggaaaaaaataaaattgtttaataaaatttatgctagtaaaaagaataaagccataatacatacattttaaaatgtctttgacATAATGGTGATAAaactaatatattatatataataaaaaaattaactaaaaaaataaataattaaacagaattaatgaatgaatgtcaCGTGACCGTATACTATATATATCCGATGACCGTTATAATTTGTATCAGATGACCGTTGTGATTTCCTCAGCCTACTGTACTCTCAActttttttgattaattttcccacattaataacctgtaaaTAGCTCCAACTGTATATATTACGTTCCTGTTCAGTCGTTACACGTTTTTTTACTTTGTTGTTTTTCTAGTTCATTATTAGTCGGCTTTAAGTTTGTTTGTAGTTTGTCTTCAGTTCGGCGAGTTGTTGGTAAGTATATGTATACAGTATTAATCAGCCTTTTGATACCTTGAAGTTTAATTATATTCGAAATAAGTATTattatacatgtatgtatacACAGACAATAAATAATCACCAACACAAACGTcgtaattaaaacaaaatgccTACAAGTTTTTATAGGCGCGTTTTTTCCGTTCCTCACAACAGCTGTGACTGACAACATCCGCGGGGGGCGGGGGAAAGGGGCGGGAAAATCTAAAGCGTTGCTTTGCTCAATACTGATTGGTTAGACCATacgtgtccaaactcggtccctgaaggccgctgtcctgcagagtttagctccaacttgcctcaacacagcTACTTCAAGTGTGTTTAATTGTGGCTGGAGCTCAGCGCAGAGAAAAGTAACGTGTAAAAATTGAAGTGCTGCTCTACTTAACACTTGTGCCGAATGCAAAAATCGCCATTTTATGCCATCAAacagagcactttaagtatttggtatccgaaaccatagtggacgttatcGAGTGTAACGTTACTCACATTTTTCACAGACGGATTAAGTTACACAAGCACTAAACATATGATGGTCATTAGACCATGCAAGACCCACTATTTGTTAACATGCACAGCTAACAGGTCGTGTTAAACATGATTAACGTTACCTTCGTGAGTGACGATGACACCCTGGGACAGACCAAGCACAGGCCGTTTCCAGCTTGAATTCAGACGCGCTTTGGTGAATCACAGAAGGAGCCTGTACGATGATGGCAGTGCAACACACAGTCAAGATCACGAAACCAAGACATGCATGCTTTGCTGGTACCATGACGCCGATCAAACTCCGTCCATCCGTCGACTTGGGATTTGAACTGGAGTTCTTGGAGCGCGCGCACTTGAAAGTGTGACATCAGCAGCGAACAGCCAATCGCATGCCCTGAAAGAGAATCCGAATTAACTTCCCGCGAGACACTTGCTATTCAATACTCTCATTTGAAGAACAGATTGAATATGAAGTACAGAAATGCATCTAGACAGCAAGATAACTTTTATGATACAGCAAGATATTTAGTTTATATTGTTGAGTATAAATATGATCAAGACTCCATTTATTAAATCAAatgcagtaaaacagtaaaatggctcaattttattacaaattaaaaaaaacttttctttttgaacattttaaaatgtaatttattcctgtgatcaaagctgaattttaagcatcattatacggtcttcagtgtcacatgatccttcagaaatcgttcTGATGTTTctaacatttcttatcaaaGGATTATCCCACTGAAATCCATACCattcttaaatatttaaataaaattacattttttacaattgtttttactgtattttatcagATAAACATAGCCTTTCTAAACATAAGAAACTTCATATCCTCCTTACTAGTCCCAAACTTCAAAAGTTTGTGTGCGTGttatgtatgtgtctgtgtagacttcagatgcaaaagcctccaagtgccatctgaaattttcttataaaatgtgCATCTTTATCAGGCTtctatgtttaggttcagtaatttaaCTTTAATGGCAGTTCTATTTAAAACAGGAgcctgataaaaatgctcacTTTATAAGAATATTTTAGATgacacttagaggcttttgcatctgaagtcatCATCCTTTGAGTTCAACTGATGATGCTTTATAGTACATCAATTGTGTTGATGCAAATATATTGGTAGGCcagtaaacaaacaacaaaaaagggttttttttgtgttaaggTCTTAATACTATGGCTTGCAATGAGCCGTCCTATTGGACGCTGAGGAGAAAAGCCAAGGAGAAGGTGGATCAACAACTGCAGACAATAAATGCAACAACTTCAGGGAAGGAGTTGAGTTGCATGCACAGTGACTCACGTAACGCCTGTCAATGTCAAATCGATGATGAAGACACATTTATGGACTGTCTCTCTCAGATTGACGAGACTGAAGCTGTCAATATGGCAAGTCTTCTTGATGATAGTGAATCTGACCCCGAGTCGGAGTCTGAAACGGATCCAACTTCCCTAGAAGAAGATCTGGCAACCTGGGCTACTGAAAACAAAATCTCACACGTGGCATTAAATTCATTACTAAACATACTACGTCAACATAGTTTAAATCTGCCAAAAGACTCAAGAACGTTGCTAGGAACGGTGCGTGGGAACCCTCAAATACAACACAAAGCTGGTGGCCAGTATTACCATTTTGGAGTACTAAATTCAATCACAGAGGTGCTACATCAGAATGTCAAGATTCTGAGCAACATTCACACATTGGAGCTTCAGGTCAGCATCGATGGTCTGCCCCTCTACAAGAGTTCGTCAACACAGTTCTGGCCCATTCTTGGAACACTGCAAAATATCAGACAAGAAGAACCAGTGACAATAGGTTTATTTTGTGGCACAGGTAAACCTACCTCACTGACCGAGTATCTCGAAGACTTCATCACGGAAGTAAATGAATTGGGTAATGGATTTGAGTTTGAAGGAGTGAGGTTAGCTTTACAACTTTCTTCGATGGTTTGCGACGCACCTGCTCGTGCATTcctaaaaaacattaaaggtcaCACAGGCTATCATGGATGCGAAAAATGCACACAGGATGGAGTGTACCTGGAAAACCGGATGACATTTCCAAGAAGCGACATGCCACTAAGAACCAATGAGAGCTTCAGAAACAAGACCGATTCTGATCACCATCATGGCACGTCACCCCTTGAACAAACTTCCCTGGATATGGTCTCTGGCATCCCCCTCGATTACATGCACCTTGTGTGCCTTGGAATCATGAGAAGACTTCTCCACTTGTGGTTGAAGATGGGTCCTCTCACTTGTAGGCTGTCgggatttcaaataaacacattaacagAAAGGTTAGTGAATGCTCAGAGAAGCGTGCCCATGGAGTTCGCAAGGAAACCAAGGGCACTGAGGGAAATTGACAGGTGGAAGGCAACAGAGTTCAggcagtttttactgtataccGGACCTGTTATGTTGAAAGATCTCCTTACCACAGAGGTGTACAAAAACTTCTTGCTGCTTTTTGTGGGAATCTTCATCCTGTGCAACAACAGTCTGATGGAAGATTACTGTGATTATGCCAATGACATACTGGTTCTCTTCGTCAATCACTTCGGTCAACTGTATGGGCCACAATTCCTGTCCTATAATGCACACTGCCTTGTACATCTTGCAGATGATGCAAAAAAGCATGGCGTGCTAGACAACTTCAGTGCTTTCAAGTATGAGAATCACCTGAACAAACTCAAAAGACTTCTGAGGAAACCAACATGCCCTCTGagtcaaataataaaaagattCTCAGAGATGCAAAGAAGCTGCAAAAAACCTCACAAAACCAGGCCACATCTGCTCAAAAAGCAGCATGCAACTGGTCCTCTACCTGCATCCTTTCATGAAGCGACACAGTATAAAGAGTTAAGGACAAGCCCTTACACTCTTAAACTGGACCGGGCAAACAGTCACGTTTACATCAGTGGCAAAGTTGCAAAGCTGCAAAATATCATTTCATTCAGGGATGAAATTTATGTAGCTTACAGTTCATTCAACCATCAGGAATCTTTTTTTGACTATCCCCTGCCATCCTCTACACTCGGCATTTATTTAGTTGACGATCTCTCAACCACCGTCGAGTTCTGCAAATTTGAGGAaatagagaacaaaatttttctTGTCCCATATCTACGCCATTTTGTTGCAATTCCACTTTTACATACAGATTAATTCTTTATCAGCACTTTTTGTTCCATAGTTTATGCATTTGAATTACATAGTTGAATTTATCGAATTTAATACACAATATGGGTTTCAGGCTGgcagttcttaaaaaaaaaaaaagaaaaaaaaaagaaaaatgtacctAATAGTGGAGTTTGAGGGAGAAGGGACGACTGGACCAGTTGCCAAGTCCTGGTATGCTGACGGATACTCTTGGTGGCCACCATATAAAGACATTGACAGGCTGTTAAAGAGTGTTAAAATCATGGAGACACCACAGCCAGAGAAGGGGTGGACCCGGCATAAAACAAGAATCCTGCACGAGTCAGGTAAGAGTAAATTATACTGTAAATTAAACATGATCTTGCCCAGCATACctgcatttcatttttcagaATCTTTGTACATTTATCTATACTGTAAAATGTGGTCTCACATAAAgctttaataaacaaaattgaAACCGTAcctgcatttcttttttcagcatcttttcACAATGTAGCCAACAACTGGAAGAAGGCCAGTTATACATCCGACATAAATTCAGAACCTGAAATTGCTGGAAAAAGGATTCCAAAGTAAGTCCTcataaaagacaaagaaatgttttgaaaaacacatgaaaatgcCATATACTTTCGTTTCAACCACCTTTAACATAGTTCAactgaatatttaaattattgaaTAACAGCTTCAGTATGATTGTTACAggttttaaagtgttagttcgctcagaaatgaaatttctgcgatcaagtactcaccctcaagtcgtttcaaacctgcaagactttcgttcatcttctgaacataAATTATGTTGATGTCTACGCTCAGACATCAACGCAACTACCAcctcaaggcccagaaaggtagtaaagacatagttaaaatagtcTATGTGACTAGTGGTTCAACcacaattttatgaagtgatgagaaccCTTTTTCTGAGCAAgatgtcatcaaaaatattttcatttgtgttctgaagatgaacaaaggtcttacagtaaattatgaaaattattcaatttgggtgaactatccctttaagaaataaagcaaaatgtttttagtCCATTTATGAGTATTTGCTATCACACAAGGGGCAATTAATGTGTGCAGTTGTACTTTTTTCTCTGTGTTCCTAGAAAGAAACTGTGCTCCAACCACATCTACTCATCGGATGATGAGGCACCAGAACAACCAcctcttaaaaaaagaaaaagtgcagaCAAAGAAAGTCTTCCACCAGCACCAAAGCCTCCTTCAATTCCAAAACGCACAAAGAAAAAAGGTAAtggaaaataaatttaaaaacatgcaatgGTAATAAAATGAATGCTATGAATAACAATACACATTCCATTTAAACTCAACCAGaggttgcttttttttttaatttttaaaatctagGTAATTCTCAAATCTGGTTGATTTTACACAGAATGGCCCAGTATGAAATAAGTAAGATTAAAAGTGCATAACAGCcagaatacaaaaaataaatttcccTTTTATCAGGTCCTGTTGTGCAACCTCAGGTTTTGCAGAGCAGAGCTGTAAACTCTTTAAGCAACTGTAAGTCTGAAGATCTCTTatctttaatcattttaattgttctATCCACATCTACAATGATTATTTAAAGCTACAACTATGTCAGCGGTTCTTAATCCTGTTTGTCACACATTTTGTGACATCTCTTAACACATCTCTTATCACTTCAGACATTTGTGCTATTCAACCGTGGATTTCACAGGATCCACCATGATTCCAGTTCCAAGGGAGCATATATTTTCCATTCAAAGGACATTAAAGTGCATAAGACATccctttaaattgtatttattcataGAGTTATATTACGTCACACTTCTCTAGTTTCATCAGGCAGTGGCGTTGCGCAAATCCGTGAATGAATGttcctaattgaactaaacttTAACAGATTTCCTGTGCAGGAAAAGAATTAAGAACCGCTGAATTAAATAACTGTTGAAACATACAGCTGCAGAACTGTAGCTATCAAAATGAACATCACTAATGACCCCCGACTGTCAACAGCATTTGTCAATCAGCAACAATGTGATATGGAAGACCAACAGCAGACCTGGTGTGAGAGTCTCCCCAGCTTTCAAGGTAAATTATTAGTTGTATCTGGCTGGTGGGAATGCTCAAATGAAGTCCAACATGTGATCCAAATAATGGGTTATTTGACTCAAAGAAAGTTTTGTGAATTGTGTCATTCCTAACCCATAAACTATTTTCTAATTTCATtactttaaactaaactcatttaagcctggctaatttaaatattcaagagCAAGACGCAAAAGAAAACTTGCGCGTGCTGTGAGAGCGCACACACACTTATTTCAGACAACGTGCAAATACCGAGTTCTCCATCAAGTCTTGCGTAGCAGTAATATTGGAGTGGAGGCTATCAATACATAGAGAAACTTCATatgcattacttttacaatTATGTTTATCATCTTTAAAGTGTGCAAGTTATGGGGAAATGCCCTATTGATGGAGGAACAGTAACCTCACAATTACATGTGCAACTTACACACTCCACCTTTTGCAGCTCCAGTGCGTGTTTCTCAGCCAGACCATCACGGAGACGGTTGGAGTGTTGATCCACCTAACACACAAGGTACAAGAGCACAATCAGGGATGAGGAAATCAGAAACACATTCACAGCATttcaaactaaataaaatttttaaaactaaataacataatattttgcgTTCAATCCATAGAGCACACCTTTTCTGTCATGAGACCCTCAGGGGACCACCTTGGACGAACGCAGAGTAAGATAAATGCACATAAATTCACTTAAGTAAATTTTACACCTCTCAGCCAAATAGGATAAAGTTAatggaagggaaaaaaaaaaaaaaaaacatcagttcaaattgcaattgcaattttactattaaagggttagttcacccaaaatgttccacacccgtaagaccttcgttaatcttcagaacacaaattaagatatttgttgaaatccgatggctcagtgaggcctccatagggagaaatggacacttcctctctcaagatccataaaggtactaaaaacacatctaaatcagtttatctggagtacagtggttcaatattaatattatgaagtgacgagaatatttttggtgcgccaaaaaaacaaaataacgacttatttagtgatggccgatttcaaaacactgcttcagaaagcatCGAAGCATtgtgaatcagtgtatcgaatcattaATTGGATCGCGGTTCAAACTCGCCAagctgctgaaatcatgtgactttgaaatgcagattcgacacaaaagattcataacgctccgaat includes the following:
- the LOC125244321 gene encoding uncharacterized protein LOC125244321 isoform X8, which codes for MYLIVEFEGEGTTGPVAKSWYADGYSWWPPYKDIDRLLKSVKIMETPQPEKGWTRHKTRILHESASFHNVANNWKKASYTSDINSEPEIAGKRIPKKKLCSNHIYSSDDEAPEQPPLKKRKSADKESLPPAPKPPSIPKRTKKKGPVVQPQVLQSRAVNSLSNSFVNQQQCDMEDQQQTWCESLPSFQAPVRVSQPDHHGDGWSVDPPNTQEHTFSVMRPSGDHLGRTQTTVGISQADHHGAGYGVDPPNTQEHTFSVLRPSGDHQGREQSTSGVRQENPVLRLVPNQCTSVERAILETLEKMDMKINHLTSLVQSLVGNRRFLPPVAVQNDEEDGIFPLASTEDLDRLEQSLSDRGFMQRMVNRLSISGGPTMKKTVWRICTKVFSTNVARQLNWCGRGDKRGIRRTNVGSLLTASAMRNPVLPSPTEAEAEKYIKDFLRLAPGRE